DNA from Arvicola amphibius chromosome 13, mArvAmp1.2, whole genome shotgun sequence:
ATTCTAGGTTTTAGAAAGAACATGATTTGTGTTTTACCCCATCTGGTATCCTGTTGTCCTTAGGTATGTTGTCTTAGCCTGGATTGTGCTAAGGTGTGTTCATGCTGGGCAGTGTTTCCTCAGAGCtcttatcatgaagggatgctgagATTTGTCATAGGTCTTTTCTGTCTGTTGAGgtgatcatgtgatttctgtctgAGTCTGCTTAGATGctagattacatttattgatttgtgtaCATTGAACCATCTTTGAATCAATAGGGGGAGTTTATAATTTGTTGTTGCACAATGAAGCTTTACATTCAAGACACCCATCCTTTGGAATCTAGAGCCCCtaccctcccaccctctccctaATTGCCAGtttctttaccttttctcttccttcttatcGAAAAGTCCTTGGGATGATGTTATTGTTCTTGTTATCGCTATTGATTGTTACTGTTATTGTTTTGTGTCAGAATCTTTCTACATAGTTCTGACTGGCCCGGAGCTTAtagcatagaccaggctgacctcaatgatcttttttttttcagtctttcatgtgcttttattttcttccttcaaccATAATAATATGATATCCAAATTTTGTCTTAACCGGTGGGTCTGTATACACAGGCTTATCCATCCCACTTATAGGCAAGGCAAATGCTGCTTCTTGAAACGGTCCTACCATGGACCCTCTGGTCATCCAACCCAGGTCACCCCCTTGCCTGGCTTTATCTTCACTGTACTGTGCGGCCACTTCATTGAATCTCATTCCAGACTTTAACTTTTCCATGGCTTCCATGATTTTGCTATGTTTTTCACATAAAATATGTCTGACCTTTACTGCATTGCCACCACCTTTAGGGCCCTGAGCTTTCTTGTCAGCACTGTCACTCCCAGAAGCGGTacctcctttccccccttttccaGAACCACTTTTCCCCTTCGGCGGCATCTCTTAGGCTTGCGGTTGAACTCTCAACTCTTCCGGTGCTAAGCTGACCTCAATGATCTTGCAATgatcttctacctctgcctcccatgtattTGGATAAAAGTACTCTCCACCACGTTAGCTTGTCTTTGGGGGTTTCTTCTgcaacatttataaatattgaacctatttattttatttcatgtgtttgaatgttttgcatgcatgtatgtatatgcacctcTTGTGTGATTGGTACCCAAGGAAGTCATAGGAGGGTGTTAGGTCCCTTGTAACTGCAGTTACagagttatgagccaccatgtgtgtgcaagatcaacaagtgctcctaacctctgagccatccctccagcccctaactgcaacagttttaaaaagatagttCTAGTCTTAAAATGAACTCAGTATTCAGTCTTCTGTAGTGAAATCTCCCTCATATATACGTTTGCTGATAATAATCAATTGCAACAATCAGATGTTTGTTCCGcctctttgagaaagggtctctcagtGTTGCCCTAACTAGCCTGGTCCTTCCTATGTCACCGAGGCTGACCTTGACCATCTAgtgctcctcttgcctctgcctattCGTGCTGGGTTAGAAGTGGGCACCATTATGCCAGACCAATCAAGGATCACGGTTTTActcactttattttgtgtgtatgagggtTTCAACTGCACGTATGTCtgggcaccatgtgcatgcctggtgaccCTAGAGGTCAGAAAACCTCatcaaatcccctgaaactggagttatgaatgatTGTGAGctatcatatgggtgctgggaatccagcatgggtcctctacaaaagccacaagcactcttaaccacaaaCATCAT
Protein-coding regions in this window:
- the LOC119800441 gene encoding peptidyl-prolyl cis-trans isomerase NIMA-interacting 4-like, with the translated sequence MPPKGKSGSGKGGKGGTASGSDSADKKAQGPKGGGNAVKVRHILCEKHSKIMEAMEKLKSGMRFNEVAAQYSEDKARQGGDLGWMTRGSMVGPFQEAAFALPISGMDKPVYTDPPVKTKFGYHIIMVEGRK